The DNA region ACGATGTCGGCAAGATCGGTGTGCGCGATGCGGTGATCGGAAAGCCGGATCGGCTGACCCCCGAAGAGTACGAAGAGATGAAGATGCACCCGGAGATCGGTGCCCGCATCTTGCAGCCCGTCGAGTTCCTCTCGGACGTGGTGTCCTGTGTACGCCATCACCACGAGTGGTACGACGGCTGCGAGCGTGGCTATCCGGACCAGCTTGGGGGCGACTCGATTCCCCTGCCCTCACGCATCATCATCGTGGCCGACACCGTCGAGGCCATGACCAGCGATCGTCCCTACCGGAAGGGGCTTCAACTCGAAGCGGTGGAGCGAGAGCTCGTCAAGTACTCCGGCTCGCAATTCGACCCCCGCTGCGTCGACGTCATGCTCCGACTGCTCGAGGGCGAAGGCGAATCCTTCATCAAGAAAGACCAGAAGTTCGATATCCATGCCTTCCTCGAAGTCTGAGAAAGACGATCTTCGCGGCGGGATCCGCCTGCTTTCCCAGGAGCTCGCAGCCCTGGGCATGGACCTGCACGCCACGTTGCAGGAAGAGCCCCGCTTCCTTCTCGATCCGCGCCTGCTGAGCGCTCTCCACCAGGAGCTCTTCGCACAACTCGGGCCGGTGGATGCGCGAGCCGCTCTGGTGCAGATGGGTTTCCTCCACGGCCTGCGCGACGCCCTACGCGTGGTGCAATACGGCTTCGGCGGTTCGGGCGCGAGCCTTTCTTCAGCAACCGGTTCAGCTCCTTCGTCCAACGCGTTGCTCCCGATCCGCTTCTCGCGCTCGCCTTCGGGTGGCGGCGGCCTCTTGATTCAGGGCGTCTGGCCGGAACGCCACGAGGCCGAGGCCGTCCGAGCCGTGCTCGGCGTGCGCAACGAACCAGCGTGCGCGGTGAGTGCGGGCTTCACATCCGGCTGGCTCTCTGGAATCTACGATACGGACTTGCTCGTCTTCGAAACCGGCTGCCGCGCGAGTGGCGCAGAGGAATGCGGTTTCGAGGCGCGTGACGCTTCCCAGTGGCATCGCTCCGAGGATCCCGCGATCGAAGAAGCACTCCTGGCGCTGCCTTTCGCACCGCTCCGCGATGTGGTCGCCCGGCATATGGCGGAGTATCCCGATCCTGGCGAGCAACCATCGGACGGCTTCGAACCCGGCGCCGCCGTCGTGCATGTCTGGGGTCCGGTCATGGTGATCCCCTTCTCCGGTCCGGAGGAATCCCTTCGCGCCCTCGCCCTGATTGGCAACGACCCCGGTGCACGACAGGTGCGAGTCGTGGTCGTCGATCTCTCGGGCGCGATCATCGACGAAGGCTTCGGCGCAGCGGCCCTGGAACAGATCCTCGAGGCCATCGAAGGCTGGGGCGCAGAGCCGATCCTGGCCGGTGTATCGCCGCTCTCGGAACCGGTGGTGGCCAACCTCGAGGCATCGCACCTCGTGGTGTCGAAAGACCTTCCCGAAGCCATCGCCCTGGGTTTCCAGGTCGCCGAGCTCCAAAAGCGCGGCTGAACACCCTTCAAGTCCTGCCCACGTCCGCCCGAAAGCGGAGCGATGGCGTCCCTCGCGGACACACCGCTTCCCCGCCTGCTCGTCGAACTGCATCGTCAGGGCTTCGAAGGCTGGGTCACCCTCGAGCGCGGGAATGTGCGCCGACGGCTCCTGTGGCAGGGGGGCGTGCCCACGCGTCTCGAATCGAACGCGGATGGCGATGCCCTCGTGGAGCAGCTCATCGCTCGAGGGCTCGTCGGGGAGGATGCACGCACCGACGTACGCCGTGCCATCGCCGCGAAGCCCGCGCCTGAGCTGGCAGTGCTCGTGAGCCTGAAGCTCGCGGCTCCTCGCGATCTCCTCTCCGCAGTCAGTGATCAGCTGCGGGCAAGCCTGCTCGACGCCATCGCCTGGGAGAGCGGAACCGTGAGCTTCGAGCCCGTTCCGGCCGGCGATGGTGCACCGCAGGCCCCACCGGTCGATGTGCTCGCCGTTGCGGCGGAGGGCGTCGCTCGCAACTGGCGTTTCGACCAGATCCTTCAGAGCCTCGGCGATCACGTGACGCACTTCCCGAGCCGCGGCGAGTCCTTCGACGCGCTCATCGAGAGACTCCCGCCCTGCGCGAGCCTCGATACCCTGACCGAGGGCATCTGCGGCGCGGAGTCTGCCTTCAACCTCCTGCGACACGTCGCCGACCCGTCCGCCTACGGAGCCTTCTGGTTGCTCGATGCGTGGGGAAGCCTGGAGTGGAACACCACAGCCGACGTCGGCCAGACGAGTGAGCAGGAGAGTGCTGAGCCGCAAGAAGCTGCGCCTCCCGAGCTGGAAATCGTCGTCACGGGTTCGTCCAGCGACCTTTCCACGGCCACCCGGGCGGGCGCGTCGAAGCAGACCACGGCTGAGGCCGACGCGAAGAGCCAGAAACTGCGACAGGAGATCCTCGAACTCCACGCGCAGCTCGGCAGCCTCGACTACTGGGCGCTCCTCGGTGTTGAACGAGATGCACCAGCACCCAAGATCAAGAAGGCCTACCTGAAGGCAGCGAAGCGGCTGCACCCGGACAAAGTCGCGCAAGGTGGGCTCGAAGACATCAAGGATACGGCCAACGAGCTCTTCGCGGAGTTCACCCGTGCACACCAGGTGCTGACGGATCCGGACGAACGCCGGGCCTACGAAGCCTCGCTCGAAGGCCACACCAGCTTCG from bacterium includes:
- a CDS encoding DnaJ domain-containing protein — its product is MASLADTPLPRLLVELHRQGFEGWVTLERGNVRRRLLWQGGVPTRLESNADGDALVEQLIARGLVGEDARTDVRRAIAAKPAPELAVLVSLKLAAPRDLLSAVSDQLRASLLDAIAWESGTVSFEPVPAGDGAPQAPPVDVLAVAAEGVARNWRFDQILQSLGDHVTHFPSRGESFDALIERLPPCASLDTLTEGICGAESAFNLLRHVADPSAYGAFWLLDAWGSLEWNTTADVGQTSEQESAEPQEAAPPELEIVVTGSSSDLSTATRAGASKQTTAEADAKSQKLRQEILELHAQLGSLDYWALLGVERDAPAPKIKKAYLKAAKRLHPDKVAQGGLEDIKDTANELFAEFTRAHQVLTDPDERRAYEASLEGHTSFDADRLGQAETLFRKGEMLMNAGNFLGAYDLLEAAVQLWPEEADYQAALAWTLFKKNPPEDARAIEHFEKALALNGDNAHARLRMAVVLKATGDSERAAAETSKAQALDPNATV